One Papaver somniferum cultivar HN1 chromosome 10, ASM357369v1, whole genome shotgun sequence genomic window carries:
- the LOC113315405 gene encoding uncharacterized protein LOC113315405, whose amino-acid sequence MKVRNAQNKIVELEDANGNIVGDQENISELLVNHFKKKFEYHAVTMDEGIFDIIPKVITDEENAQIDQLPSSQEIKEAIFSMDPNSSPGPDVPGAKRTEQFRPIGLSNFCFKIITRIITTRLHEVLHKVISSQQGAFIKGRNIQEKIILASELVNELDTKRRGGNVGLKLDITQDFDSMSWDFIFKTLKHLVSLKERSQTGRPPFSILFVKAEEILSRNITRMVHEGLLKTMVNRGGCQPSHLMFADDIFIFCNGHKRTLDNLMSSLTRYQAASRQTVNRAKSKCFICGVTEDRNKVIAERLQMEISEFPDKYLGVMLSPGRFKSIHVWGMMEMLQKKLAGWIGKLLDCSARLTLMKFFLCSIPIYNMSVYKWPKAVIKECERIIRNFLWTGDPSVNKLVIVKWEEVNAPLTEGGLGIRRLEVMNKALLLKLLWKIETEDDEWTRFMRAKYKNKNDPFVQQHQHLKVSNLIVNGEWHVPDEMKKFFEINELPTIGNGKDKRIWILKGARATKENVRKIGFDTVSKCYLCGNGQDNMVHILWECSFSKEIWKWLGGMFNLNTPSKFEEVIACVKNHSSAIRQIWYISSFSVMVELWMARNLKLYDNINQNAEKFKDKILSFTKECGIRITGVMENSIYDLNIIIRFGIKGI is encoded by the exons atgaaagtCAGAAATGCACAAAATAAAATAGTTGAACTTGAAGATGCTAATGGAAATATTGTTGGAGATCAAGAAAACATTTCAGAGTTATTGGTGAATCATTTTAAGAAGAAATTTGAATATCATGCAGTTACAATGGATgaagggatttttgatattattCCCAAGGTAATAACTGATGAGGAGAATGCTCAGATTGATCAATTACCTTCATCACAAGAGATCAAAGAAGCAATTTTCTCAATGGATCCAAACAGTTCTCCTGGACCTGATG TTCCTGGAGCCAAAAGAACAGAGCAGTTTAGACCAATTGGATTGTCTAACTTCTGCTTTAAAATCATCACAAGGATAATCACAACAAGATTACATGAAGTACTTCACAAGGTAATATCTAGTCAACAAGGTGCCTTTATAAAAGGAAGAAACATTCAAGAGAAGATAATACTTGCTTCTGAGCTAGTAAATGAGCTAGATACTAAGAGAAGAGGAGGTAATGTGGGCTTGAAGTTGGACATCACACAAGATTTTGATTCAATGAGCTGGGATTTCATCTTTAAAACTCTTAAACATTTGGTTTCTCTGAA GGAGAGGTCTCAGACAGGGAGACCCCCTTTCTCCATTTTATTTGTGAAAGCTGAGGAAATATTGAGTAGAAATATTACCAGAATGGTTCATGAAGGACTACTAAAAACAATGGTCAATAGAGGTGGATGTCAGCCTTCTCATCTAATGTTTGCAGATGACATATTCATATTCTGCAATGGGCACAAAAGAACATTGGATAATTTAATGAGTTCGCTAACAAGATATCAAGCAGCATCTAGACAGACAGTTAATAGAGCAAAGAGTAAATGCTTTATTTGTGGAGTCACTGAAGATAGAAATAAAGTAATAGCTGAGAGATTGCAAATGGAGATTTCTGAATTCCCAGACAAATACTTGGGAGTAATGCTGAGTCCTGGAAGATTTAAATCTATACATGTTTGGGGGATGATGGAAATGCTACAAAAGAAACTAGCTGGTTGGATTGGAAAACTTCTTGACTGTTCAGCTAGATTAACTTTAATGAAGTTTTTTCTATGCAGTATACCAATCTATAACATGTCAGTGTACAAATGGCCCAAAGCAGTGATTAAAGAATGTGAAAGGATAATTAGAAATTTTTTATGGACAGGTGATCCATCAGTGAATAAGCTAGTAATTGTCAAGTGGGAGGAAGTGAATGCTCCTCTTACTGAAGGAGGGCTTGGCATTAGGAGATTGGAGGTGATGAACAAGGCATTATTACTGAAATTGCTTTGGAAAATTGAGACTGAAGATGATGAGTGGACTAGGTTCATGAGGGCAAAGTATAAAAACAAGAATG ATCCATTTGTGCAACAACATCAACACTTAAAAGTTAGTAATTTGATAGTAAATGGTGAATGGCATGTACCTGATGAAATGAAGAAGTTTTTTGAGATAAATGAATTGCCAACAATTGGGAATGGAAAAGACAAAAGAATTTGG ATACTCAAAGGAGCACGTGCAACTAAAGAAAATGTCAGGAAAATAGGTTTTGACACTGTATCCAAATGCTACTTATGTGGAAATGGTCAAGATAATATGGTTCATATACTGTGGGAGTGTTCTTTCAGTAAAGAAATTTGGAAATGGCTTGGAGGTATGTTTAATCTAAATACTCCTTCAAAATTTGAAGAAGTGATTGCATGTGTTAAAAATCATAGTTCTGCAATTAGGCAGATATGGTACATAAGCTCCTTTTCAGTAATGGTGGAATTGTGGATGGCAAGAAACTTGAAATTATATGATAATATCAACCAAAATGCTGAGAAGTTCAAGGACAAGATTCTTAGTTTCACAAAAGAATGTGGAATAAGAATAACTGGAGTCATGGAGAATAGTATATATGATCTTAACATTATAATAAGATTTGGTATTAAGGGAATATAA
- the LOC113315406 gene encoding uncharacterized protein LOC113315406: MKGVFFRLPQLNQTLICCDGAAKGNPGAACIGFIARQSDEICLGDGSGGLGVTTNYIAEVMALITTGECAVGKHLTDVCFSLDSKTVILAFTRGKVPWIVKNRWRKMKKTLRSITFRHSYREVNFSADQLAKKGITLGKGVVILYEGRPNFLRIMEQEDAHYFRFT, translated from the coding sequence ATGAAAGGGGTTTTCTTCAGACTGCCTCAGCTCAACCAAACACtaatatgttgtgatggtgctgccAAAGGAAATCCTGGTGCTGCATGCATTGGTTTTATTGCAAGACAGAGTGATGAAATATGCTTAGGGGATGGAAGTGGAGGGTTGGGAGTTACAACAAATTACATTGCAGAGGTGATGGCACTAATAACAACAGGTGAATGTGCAGTGGGTAAACATCTAACTGATGTATGTTTTAGCTTAGATTCTAAAACTGTTATACTGGCATTTACCAGAGGTAAAGTTCCATGGATTGTCAAGAATAGATggaggaaaatgaagaagacgTTGAGAAGTATTACTTTCAGGCATTCATACAGGGAAGTTAACTTTTCAGCTGATCAGTTAGCTAAAAAAGGAATAACTCTTGGAAAAGGAGTAGTAATTCTATATGAGGGTAGGCCTAATTTTTTAAGAATAATGGAGCAGGAGGATGCACATTACTTCAGATTCACTTGA